Proteins encoded together in one Lathyrus oleraceus cultivar Zhongwan6 chromosome 5, CAAS_Psat_ZW6_1.0, whole genome shotgun sequence window:
- the LOC127078421 gene encoding uncharacterized protein LOC127078421, whose product MAELPAPEVQTNGVGPTATLNPSEPHGSKRQRRPSVRLGDIGDQPSDSHHRRTSKSWRFGIGNVSGKPSKTRPLTNLTSVSDFDETLENEERETNTDGVIIGSWKVKRGSKRPRSNWGSSRIEEGENIDDDDVHHDFEGDNSGRSIHSSENLGDYNARDRNEDGGRGSCGEDGVRIWLNGLGLGRYAPVFQIHEVDDEVLPLLTLEDLKDMGINAVGSRRKLHCAIQKLGKGFS is encoded by the coding sequence ATGGCGGAGCTTCCGGCGCCGGAGGTACAAACAAACGGCGTAGGACCAACTGCGACACTAAACCCCTCGGAACCTCATGGATCGAAGCGCCAACGCAGGCCAAGCGTCCGATTAGGCGACATCGGAGACCAACCCTCAGATTCCCACCATCGCCGCACCTCAAAATCTTGGCGATTCGGCATCGGCAACGTCTCAGGTAAACCCTCAAAGACTCGTCCTTTGACCAATTTGACTTCGGTATCCGATTTCGACGAAACACTAGAAAACGAAGAACGAGAAACCAACACAGACGGCGTAATCATCGGTAGCTGGAAAGTGAAACGAGGTTCCAAAAGACCTCGATCGAATTGGGGTTCTTCGCGAATCGAGGAAGGTGAAAATATAGATGACGATGATGTGCATCATGATTTTGAAGGTGATAACTCGGGTAGATCGATTCATTCATCAGAGAATTTGGGTGATTACAATGCTAGGGATAGGAATGAAGATGGCGGAAGAGGTAGTTGTGGCGAAGATGGTGTTAGAATTTGGCTTAATGGATTAGGTTTAGGTCGTTATGCACCTGTTTTTCAAATTCACGAGGTTGATGATGAAGTTTTGCCTTTGTTAACTCTTGAGGATCTTAAAGATATGGGTATTAATGCTGTTGGTTCTAGAAGGAAATTGCATTGTGCAATTCAGAAGCTTGGGAAGGGTTTCTCATAA